A genome region from Candidatus Paceibacterota bacterium includes the following:
- a CDS encoding endonuclease domain-containing protein: protein MQLPDSLSLAGLKPGTKEYARMTGRRYYYRHRDKEKARTKIWRLSNPDKYKKWVEKNRIKLIQAARRHDHQVTSEWFELKLKQQNGRCAICNKIPKRFDIDHNHSCCQGRKSCHKCNRGLLCRSCNTFIGLAKESTDFLLSAINYLQQYNKD from the coding sequence ATGCAATTACCCGATTCTCTTAGTTTAGCTGGGTTAAAGCCGGGAACCAAGGAATATGCTCGAATGACGGGTCGTAGATATTACTATCGTCACCGTGACAAGGAAAAGGCCCGCACTAAAATTTGGCGATTGTCTAATCCCGATAAATATAAAAAATGGGTTGAGAAAAACAGAATTAAATTAATACAAGCGGCTCGGCGACATGACCATCAAGTTACCTCTGAATGGTTTGAATTAAAATTGAAACAACAAAACGGTCGGTGTGCCATTTGTAATAAAATTCCAAAAAGATTTGATATAGACCACAACCATTCCTGTTGTCAAGGAAGGAAAAGTTGTCATAAATGTAATCGTGGTTTGCTATGTCGAAGTTGTAATACTTTTATAGGGTTGGCAAAAGAATCTACAGATTTTCTTTTGTCCGCTATTAATTATCTACAACAGTATAATAAGGATTGA